Part of the Aquimarina sp. TRL1 genome, ACGAAAAGCCAGAAATGCCGAATTACCGGAATCCTTTTGGACAGATCCTTTAATGTATATGGGAGCTTCTGATGCTTTTATTGGAGCAAACGATCCCATTGAAATTGAAAAAGAAGAATGGGGAATAGATTTTGAATCTGAAGTAGTGGTATTTACCGATGATGTTCCTGCCGGAGTAAATGCTGAAACTGCCTTATCGCATATTAAACTAATATCAATTATTAATGATGTTTCTTTAAGAAATCTAATTCCGAATGAACTGTCTAAACAGTTTGGTTTTTATCAATCAAAACCCTGGACTTCTTTTGCTCCTGTAGTGGTTACTCCTGATGAATTAACTGAGGATTGGAAAGATGGAAAGCTTCATTTACCCTTGTACTCTACCTTAAACGGAACAGTAATAGGTGCTCCGAATGCAGGAGTTGATATGACCTTTAATTTTGGGCAATTAGTTGCTCATGCTGCAAAAACCCGTTCTCTTATGGCCGGAACTGTGATTGGTTCAGGAACTGTTGCAAATCAGGGAAGTCCAAATGGTTCGAGTTGCCTGGCAGAAGTACGCTGCTTAGAAATTATCAAAGAAGGAAAAGCAAGTACTCCCTTCATGAAATATGGGGACAGAATCGAAATAGAAATGAAAGACAAGGAAGGTCAAACCATTTTTGGAAAAATAAATCAGGTCGTTACGGAGTATCAACCATAACAAGATTATTATAGATGGGAAGAGAATATGCCCCTTTCTCTTCTTTTTCATAAAACAAATCACCAACATATGGGAATCATTATTATCGGATCTGTTATAGGATATATAAGTATCATGTTGGCTATGTCCTATGGGCTTGTCTCCTTTGCTAAAAAAAATATCTCTAAACGAAAGCGAATCCTCAATACCTCCCTCTTTTTTTTATATAGTACTGCCTGGGTAATTTTTGCCGTCGGATTTTCGGTAAATTCATATCAATATGATGTTCCCATTGATCCGGTTGACGATGGGTATACTCCCCTGTCAACAAACCATCTTCTTTCTTATTGCATATTTTTAGTGCTCAGTCTATGGGGTATGTTTCAGGTTTGGAGACATGGTAAAAAACAACCACCACTACTGTTGGTGCTCTACCTGTCCTTTCTTATAATTGGTATGGTTATTAATGTATTTCTGGCGATACAGCTTTCGTCGAGATCAGATGGGAATAATTATATAGATCCGTTGACGGGATATATGATGATGGCAGCACCTGTACTTCATATACTCTATTCTGTATGGCAATTAATAATGGTTATCAAAGAAGAAGCAGGAGTTGCTGAGACAAGAACTTTTAAAAACAAATTCCTGCACCAACTCAATACTAAGCTTCTAAATTCCAAATTACTGCCTCTTTGGACATTGATAATGTTACTTCCGGTATATCTGACAATTACACTTATATTAGTGTTATTCGGACAAGAATACGATTCATTAACGAGGGTATTTACAGAAACAACCACCTGGCACTTTTCACAAAAAACGCATCCTCCCTATCTGGATCACAGAGGTCATTACTTATGCACTGTGGCTGCATGTGGCTCTCCTACTATCGTTAAACCATTACGATTAGGAATCAGAAATGGTCAGGAAATTATTGTCAACCGCCAGTTATTAGTCGCCAATGCTTTTGAGGATATTATCATGAAAAAATTCCCAGCTCTTCATCGCTATATTCGAAGAAATTATGACCGATATGGTTACCCGATATCGAAAGATATCAATACTACATTTGGATCAAATGTTACGTATATAATGATGAAACCTCTGGAATGGTTCTTTTTGTGTTGTATTTATGTAACTACTGAAAAACCTGAAAAACTAATTCAGCAACAATATCAGCCATCTGCCCCGGTAACACCTA contains:
- a CDS encoding fumarylacetoacetate hydrolase family protein; this encodes MKLASIDNQTRDGQLVVVNKELTKAIKVPHISETLQQALDNWSETEPKLKEVYTSLNANQLESAFNFSEVKVIAPIPRAFHWADGSAYVTHVELVRKARNAELPESFWTDPLMYMGASDAFIGANDPIEIEKEEWGIDFESEVVVFTDDVPAGVNAETALSHIKLISIINDVSLRNLIPNELSKQFGFYQSKPWTSFAPVVVTPDELTEDWKDGKLHLPLYSTLNGTVIGAPNAGVDMTFNFGQLVAHAAKTRSLMAGTVIGSGTVANQGSPNGSSCLAEVRCLEIIKEGKASTPFMKYGDRIEIEMKDKEGQTIFGKINQVVTEYQP
- a CDS encoding DUF6688 family protein, whose product is MGIIIIGSVIGYISIMLAMSYGLVSFAKKNISKRKRILNTSLFFLYSTAWVIFAVGFSVNSYQYDVPIDPVDDGYTPLSTNHLLSYCIFLVLSLWGMFQVWRHGKKQPPLLLVLYLSFLIIGMVINVFLAIQLSSRSDGNNYIDPLTGYMMMAAPVLHILYSVWQLIMVIKEEAGVAETRTFKNKFLHQLNTKLLNSKLLPLWTLIMLLPVYLTITLILVLFGQEYDSLTRVFTETTTWHFSQKTHPPYLDHRGHYLCTVAACGSPTIVKPLRLGIRNGQEIIVNRQLLVANAFEDIIMKKFPALHRYIRRNYDRYGYPISKDINTTFGSNVTYIMMKPLEWFFLCCIYVTTEKPEKLIQQQYQPSAPVTPNNNTDD